In one Curtobacterium citreum genomic region, the following are encoded:
- a CDS encoding bleomycin resistance protein, producing the protein MPLDPDPALVPELLVTDLDRSLAFWRDRCGFVVRYARPEERFAAIVLGSAHLLLEQVGVGRNWLAGPLERPFGRGLNLQVAVPDAGALAARLTDAGIALFMPVEHRWYRVDDEETGVEQFVVADPDGWLVRFQSSLGRRPRPVD; encoded by the coding sequence GTGCCGCTCGATCCCGATCCCGCCCTGGTGCCCGAACTCCTGGTCACCGACCTCGACCGCAGCCTGGCGTTCTGGCGGGACCGCTGCGGCTTCGTCGTCCGGTACGCCCGCCCCGAGGAGCGCTTCGCGGCTATCGTCCTCGGCTCGGCGCACCTGCTGCTCGAGCAGGTCGGCGTCGGGCGCAACTGGCTCGCCGGCCCCCTCGAACGCCCGTTCGGCCGCGGTCTGAACCTGCAGGTCGCCGTCCCCGACGCCGGAGCGCTCGCGGCCCGCCTGACCGACGCCGGCATCGCGCTGTTCATGCCGGTGGAACACCGGTGGTACCGCGTCGACGACGAGGAGACCGGGGTCGAGCAGTTCGTCGTCGCCGATCCCGACGGGTGGCTCGTCCGCTTCCAGTCGTCCCTCGGCCGCCGACCACGGCCGGTGGACTGA
- the xylA gene encoding xylose isomerase: protein MATTPTRDDKFSFGLWTIGYDGSDPFGGPTRPALDVVEAVEKLDEIGAYGLTFHDDDLFAFGSTDAERQGQIDRLKGALESTGIIVPMVTTNLFSAPVFKDGGFTSNDRQVRRFALRKVLRNIDLAAELGAKTFVMWGGREGSEYDSAKDVQAALERYREAVNLLAQYVTDKGYDIRFAIEPKPNEPRGDILLPTLGHAIAFTETLERPELFGINPEVGHEQMAGLNFTAGIAQALYQGKLFHIDLNGQRGIKYDQDLVFGHGDLQNAFSLVDLLEHGAPQGGQAYDGPRHFDYKPSRTEDITGVWDSAKANMRMYLLLKERAQAFRADPEVQEALSAAKVDELSTPTLNSGESYDDFLADRSAFEDFDADAYFGGKGFGFVRLQQLAIEHLMGARN from the coding sequence ATGGCAACGACGCCCACCCGTGACGACAAGTTCTCCTTCGGTCTCTGGACCATCGGCTACGACGGCTCCGACCCGTTCGGCGGCCCGACCCGTCCCGCGCTGGACGTGGTCGAGGCGGTCGAGAAGCTCGACGAGATCGGCGCCTACGGCCTGACCTTCCACGACGACGACCTGTTCGCGTTCGGTTCGACCGACGCCGAGCGCCAGGGCCAGATCGACCGCCTCAAGGGCGCCCTCGAGTCGACCGGGATCATCGTGCCGATGGTCACGACGAACCTGTTCTCGGCCCCGGTGTTCAAGGACGGCGGCTTCACCTCGAACGACCGCCAGGTCCGCCGGTTCGCGCTCCGCAAGGTGCTCCGCAACATCGACCTGGCCGCCGAGCTCGGTGCGAAGACCTTCGTCATGTGGGGCGGCCGCGAGGGCTCGGAGTACGACTCCGCCAAGGACGTGCAGGCCGCGCTCGAGCGCTACCGCGAGGCCGTCAACCTGCTCGCCCAGTACGTCACGGACAAGGGCTACGACATCCGCTTCGCCATCGAGCCGAAGCCGAACGAGCCCCGCGGCGACATCCTCCTGCCGACCCTGGGCCACGCGATCGCCTTCACGGAGACGCTCGAGCGCCCGGAGCTGTTCGGCATCAACCCCGAGGTCGGCCACGAGCAGATGGCGGGCCTGAACTTCACGGCCGGCATCGCCCAGGCGCTGTACCAGGGCAAGCTCTTCCACATCGACCTGAACGGCCAGCGCGGCATCAAGTACGACCAGGACCTGGTGTTCGGCCACGGCGACCTGCAGAACGCGTTCTCGCTCGTCGACCTGCTCGAGCACGGCGCCCCGCAGGGCGGTCAGGCGTACGACGGCCCGCGGCACTTCGACTACAAGCCGTCGCGCACCGAGGACATCACGGGTGTCTGGGACTCCGCGAAGGCGAACATGCGCATGTACCTGCTCCTCAAGGAGCGCGCGCAGGCGTTCCGCGCCGACCCCGAGGTGCAGGAGGCCCTGTCCGCCGCGAAGGTCGACGAGCTGAGCACCCCGACGCTGAACAGCGGCGAGTCGTACGACGACTTCCTCGCCGACCGCTCGGCGTTCGAGGACTTCGACGCCGACGCGTACTTCGGCGGCAAGGGCTTCGGCTTCGTGCGCCTGCAGCAGCTCGCGATCGAGCACCTGATGGGCGCGCGGAATTGA
- a CDS encoding carbohydrate ABC transporter permease, whose product MTATASIVAPNRRRSRDHGPVRKERNLGTYFIALVFIAVCIAPVAYIILGGFRTNSQITASPAGLPNPWQIGNYVSVLTSGVFWQQLGNSVVAGVTTTVGVVVLGLMVSFVLARYRFRGRGALYSLFAAGLMFPITVAITPLYLLVKDLGLTNSLAGVILPQIAFALPTTVIILVPFLRAIPDELEEAAAIDGASRLGFFFRMVVPLSLPGVVTVGILAFIGSWNSYILPLFILNDSSAYTLPLGVQAFSSQYSVDTARVLAFTSLSMIPALVFFAIFQRRIVGGLTGAVKG is encoded by the coding sequence ATGACCGCCACCGCCTCCATCGTCGCGCCGAACCGCCGCCGGTCCCGTGACCACGGTCCGGTCCGCAAGGAACGCAACCTCGGCACCTACTTCATCGCCCTGGTCTTCATCGCGGTGTGCATCGCGCCGGTCGCGTACATCATCCTGGGCGGCTTCCGCACGAACTCGCAGATCACCGCGAGCCCCGCCGGCCTGCCGAACCCATGGCAGATCGGGAACTACGTCTCGGTCCTGACGAGCGGTGTCTTCTGGCAGCAGCTCGGCAACTCCGTCGTCGCAGGCGTCACCACCACGGTCGGCGTCGTCGTCCTCGGGCTCATGGTGAGCTTCGTGCTCGCCCGGTACCGGTTCCGCGGTCGCGGCGCGCTCTACTCGCTCTTCGCCGCCGGCCTGATGTTCCCGATCACCGTCGCGATCACCCCGCTGTACCTGCTCGTCAAGGACCTCGGCCTGACGAACAGCCTGGCCGGCGTGATCCTGCCGCAGATCGCGTTCGCCCTGCCGACGACGGTCATCATCCTCGTGCCGTTCCTGCGGGCGATCCCGGACGAGCTCGAGGAGGCCGCCGCGATCGACGGGGCGAGCCGGCTCGGGTTCTTCTTCCGCATGGTCGTGCCGCTGTCCCTGCCCGGGGTCGTGACGGTCGGCATCCTCGCGTTCATCGGCAGCTGGAACAGCTACATCCTGCCGCTGTTCATCCTCAACGACTCGTCGGCGTACACGCTGCCCCTCGGGGTGCAGGCGTTCTCGTCGCAGTACTCGGTGGACACCGCGCGCGTGCTCGCGTTCACCTCGCTCTCGATGATCCCCGCGCTCGTGTTCTTCGCGATCTTCCAGCGCCGCATCGTCGGTGGCCTGACCGGGGCGGTGAAGGGGTGA
- a CDS encoding xylulokinase: MTLVAGVDSSTQSCKVTIRDASTGAVVREGRASHPDGTSVDPRHWWDALGTAIADAGGFDDVAAVAVAGQQHGMVALDADGRVVRDALLWNDVRSADAAAQMVEELGRQAWVARTGLVPVASFTGTKLRWLRDAEPENAARVAAVALPHDWLSWRLRGYGPADESPLGPDLDALATDGSDASGTAYWDPVRREYDAELFAAALGRGLRVAGGATAAAAGDDDAVVVPRVVAPDEAMGTLGSDVALPGGATARAGLVVGPGLGDNAGAALGLGLGPGDVAVSLGTSGTVFGVTDTEVTDPSGTVAGFADGTGSRLPIVTTLNAARVLEVIGGLLAVDHDGLGELALQAPAGADGLVLVPYFVGERTPNRPDATASLLGMTPATTDRAHLARAAVEGMLCALADGLAAVEGTGVTVSRLLLIGGAARNEAVRAVAAQVFGRDVSIPEPGEYVASGAARQAAWVLTGSLPSWEVSATVVPADPRPEVLEQYRAHAAR, encoded by the coding sequence GTGACCCTGGTCGCCGGGGTCGACTCGTCGACCCAGTCCTGCAAGGTCACCATCCGTGACGCGTCGACCGGTGCGGTCGTCCGGGAGGGGCGTGCGTCCCACCCGGACGGCACCTCCGTCGACCCCCGCCACTGGTGGGACGCGCTCGGCACCGCGATCGCGGACGCCGGTGGGTTCGACGACGTCGCCGCGGTCGCGGTCGCCGGACAGCAGCACGGCATGGTCGCACTGGACGCGGACGGTCGCGTGGTCCGCGACGCGCTCCTCTGGAACGACGTCCGCAGCGCCGACGCGGCCGCGCAGATGGTCGAGGAGCTCGGCCGACAGGCATGGGTCGCCCGGACGGGTCTGGTCCCGGTGGCCTCGTTCACCGGGACCAAGCTGCGCTGGCTGCGGGACGCGGAGCCCGAGAACGCGGCGCGGGTCGCCGCGGTCGCGCTCCCCCACGACTGGCTGTCGTGGCGGCTGCGCGGGTACGGCCCGGCGGACGAGAGTCCGCTCGGTCCGGACCTCGACGCGCTCGCGACCGACGGCTCCGACGCCAGCGGCACGGCGTACTGGGACCCGGTGCGCCGCGAGTACGACGCGGAGCTGTTCGCGGCCGCCCTCGGTCGTGGCCTCCGGGTCGCGGGTGGCGCAACCGCAGCCGCAGCCGGTGACGACGACGCGGTCGTGGTGCCGCGGGTGGTCGCACCGGACGAGGCGATGGGCACGCTGGGGTCCGACGTCGCGCTGCCGGGCGGCGCGACCGCCCGCGCCGGACTCGTGGTCGGCCCGGGACTCGGCGACAACGCCGGGGCCGCGCTCGGCCTCGGCCTCGGTCCCGGCGACGTCGCGGTGTCCCTCGGCACGAGCGGGACGGTCTTCGGGGTCACCGACACCGAGGTGACGGACCCGAGCGGGACCGTGGCGGGCTTCGCCGACGGGACCGGGTCGCGCCTCCCGATCGTGACGACGCTCAACGCGGCCCGCGTGCTCGAGGTGATCGGCGGGCTCCTCGCCGTCGACCACGACGGCCTCGGCGAGCTGGCGCTGCAGGCGCCGGCCGGCGCGGACGGGCTCGTGCTCGTGCCGTACTTCGTCGGCGAACGCACCCCGAACCGACCGGACGCGACCGCCTCGCTGCTCGGGATGACCCCGGCGACCACGGACCGGGCGCACCTCGCCCGCGCCGCCGTCGAGGGCATGCTGTGCGCCCTCGCCGACGGGCTCGCCGCGGTCGAGGGCACCGGCGTCACGGTGTCCCGACTGCTGCTCATCGGCGGGGCCGCGCGGAACGAGGCCGTCCGGGCCGTCGCCGCGCAGGTGTTCGGCCGCGACGTGTCGATCCCGGAGCCGGGCGAGTACGTGGCGTCCGGTGCCGCTCGACAGGCCGCGTGGGTGCTGACGGGGAGCCTGCCGTCGTGGGAGGTCTCCGCCACGGTCGTCCCCGCGGACCCGCGCCCCGAGGTGCTCGAGCAGTACCGGGCACACGCCGCGCGCTGA
- a CDS encoding TetR/AcrR family transcriptional regulator, producing the protein MARFTPPAADAMRARILDAARDEFAAHGLTGARVERLAAAADSNKAQVFHYFGGKEGLFDALLVQELGGLHDAVPLDTDDLPAWAGRLHDAVVERPWVARLATWQRLERTDAPVPALVERYESSVAEVERAQRAGVLPRSFRPAVLLALVQQLAGVWTALPAEATGSVSAVVAARRRQVVVDAVAQLLGR; encoded by the coding sequence ATGGCCCGCTTCACGCCCCCTGCCGCCGACGCGATGCGCGCGCGCATCCTGGACGCCGCCCGCGACGAGTTCGCCGCCCACGGGCTGACGGGGGCGCGCGTCGAGCGCCTCGCCGCGGCGGCGGACAGCAACAAGGCGCAGGTCTTCCACTACTTCGGGGGCAAGGAGGGGCTCTTCGACGCGCTCCTCGTGCAGGAGCTCGGCGGGTTGCACGACGCCGTCCCGCTCGACACGGACGACCTGCCCGCATGGGCCGGACGTCTGCACGACGCGGTCGTCGAGCGGCCGTGGGTCGCGCGCCTGGCGACCTGGCAGCGCCTCGAGCGCACGGACGCGCCGGTCCCCGCGCTCGTCGAGCGGTACGAGTCCAGCGTCGCCGAGGTCGAGCGGGCGCAGCGCGCGGGGGTCCTGCCGCGGTCGTTCCGGCCGGCGGTGCTCCTGGCCCTCGTGCAGCAGCTCGCCGGGGTGTGGACCGCGTTGCCCGCCGAGGCGACGGGCTCCGTGTCCGCCGTGGTGGCCGCGCGCCGTCGGCAGGTCGTCGTGGATGCGGTCGCCCAGCTGCTCGGCCGCTGA
- a CDS encoding Gfo/Idh/MocA family protein, whose translation MAQDGHGPGRLRVAMVGHGFMGAAHSQAWRTAPRFFDLGVEPEMAVVVGRDAERTEAARRQYGWQAASTDWRRVVADPDIDVVDVVSPGSSHVEVAIAALEAGKHVLCEKPLANTVAEAEAMTAAAESAAARGVRAMVGFSYRRVPAIALARQLVQDGRIGAVRQVRALYLQDWLTDAEGPMTWRLDKALAGSGSLGDIGAHAIDLVEHVTGAQLSTVSGTLETFVHERPLMAEGVGLSGTASSERGQVTVDDAAFFLGRLSGGAADGAIGTFEATRYATGRKNGLTLEVSGSEGAIQFDLESMNELRLYESSAPAGEQGFRRILVTEPEHPWMAAWWPTGHLIGYEHTFSHQVTDFVRAIVAGTDPQPSFADGLHVQRVLDAVERSAADGSAWTAIR comes from the coding sequence ATGGCACAGGACGGACACGGACCGGGGCGACTGCGGGTCGCGATGGTCGGGCACGGCTTCATGGGGGCGGCGCACTCCCAGGCGTGGCGGACCGCCCCGCGGTTCTTCGACCTCGGCGTGGAGCCCGAGATGGCGGTCGTCGTCGGGCGGGACGCCGAGCGCACCGAGGCCGCGCGCCGGCAGTACGGCTGGCAGGCCGCGTCGACCGACTGGCGCCGGGTGGTCGCCGACCCGGACATCGACGTCGTCGACGTGGTGTCGCCCGGCTCCTCGCACGTCGAGGTCGCGATCGCCGCGCTCGAGGCCGGCAAGCACGTGCTGTGCGAGAAGCCCCTCGCCAACACCGTGGCCGAGGCCGAGGCGATGACGGCCGCCGCCGAGTCCGCCGCTGCGCGCGGCGTCCGCGCCATGGTCGGGTTCAGCTACCGCCGCGTGCCCGCCATCGCGCTCGCGCGCCAGCTGGTGCAGGACGGGAGGATCGGGGCCGTCCGCCAGGTCCGCGCGCTCTACCTGCAGGACTGGTTGACCGACGCCGAGGGCCCGATGACGTGGCGCCTCGACAAGGCGCTCGCCGGTTCCGGTTCGCTCGGCGACATCGGCGCGCACGCGATCGACCTCGTCGAGCACGTCACGGGCGCACAGCTGTCCACCGTGTCCGGCACGCTCGAGACCTTCGTGCACGAACGCCCGCTGATGGCCGAGGGCGTCGGCCTGTCGGGCACCGCGTCGAGCGAACGCGGACAGGTCACCGTCGACGACGCCGCGTTCTTCCTCGGGCGGCTCAGCGGTGGCGCTGCCGACGGCGCGATCGGCACCTTCGAGGCCACGCGCTACGCGACCGGTCGGAAGAACGGCCTGACGCTCGAGGTCAGCGGGTCCGAGGGCGCGATCCAGTTCGACCTCGAGTCGATGAACGAGCTGCGGCTGTACGAGTCGTCGGCGCCCGCGGGGGAGCAGGGCTTCCGCCGCATCCTGGTCACCGAGCCGGAGCACCCGTGGATGGCCGCGTGGTGGCCGACCGGGCACCTGATCGGCTACGAGCACACCTTCAGCCACCAGGTCACGGACTTCGTGCGGGCGATCGTCGCCGGCACCGACCCGCAGCCGTCGTTCGCGGACGGCCTGCACGTGCAGCGGGTCCTCGACGCGGTCGAGCGCAGCGCGGCCGACGGCAGCGCCTGGACGGCGATCCGATGA
- a CDS encoding acetylxylan esterase gives MPLTDLPLDQLRAYRPEVRRPADLDAFWADTIAEARAAGAGTAPVTTPAETPVTALDVQDLTFPGFGGDPVRAWVSRPAGTADQDLPVVVEFLGYGGGRGLPGERVSWALAGFVHVVMDTRGQGSGWGSGGDTPDPHGSVPHVGGWMASGVDAPANHYYRRVFTDAVRLVEAVRTLPGVDVDRIALTGGSQGGGITLAAAALVEAHVGPLVAVLPDVAFLCDWEHGTAVAVGGPYLELATHLSVHRDDVDRVWDTVAYFDGVHFAERISAPALFSVALMDDVVPPRTTFAAYNALGSADREIAVYPYNGHEGGGFRHWERQVAFLRDRL, from the coding sequence ATGCCGCTCACCGACCTGCCCCTCGACCAGCTCCGGGCGTACCGCCCCGAGGTGCGGCGTCCGGCCGACCTCGACGCCTTCTGGGCCGACACGATCGCCGAGGCCCGGGCAGCCGGTGCCGGCACCGCACCCGTCACCACCCCCGCCGAGACGCCGGTCACCGCCCTCGACGTGCAGGACCTGACGTTCCCGGGCTTCGGCGGCGACCCCGTCCGCGCCTGGGTCTCCCGCCCCGCGGGCACGGCCGACCAGGACCTGCCCGTCGTGGTCGAGTTCCTCGGGTACGGCGGCGGCCGCGGGCTCCCCGGGGAACGGGTGTCGTGGGCGCTCGCGGGCTTCGTGCACGTCGTGATGGACACCCGCGGGCAGGGAAGTGGCTGGGGTTCCGGCGGGGACACCCCCGACCCGCACGGCTCCGTGCCGCACGTCGGTGGGTGGATGGCGAGCGGCGTCGACGCCCCGGCGAACCACTACTACCGCCGCGTGTTCACCGACGCGGTGCGGCTGGTCGAGGCGGTCCGCACGCTCCCCGGCGTCGACGTCGACCGGATCGCCCTCACCGGCGGCAGCCAGGGCGGCGGGATCACCCTCGCCGCGGCCGCCCTGGTCGAGGCGCACGTCGGCCCGCTCGTCGCCGTGCTGCCCGACGTCGCGTTCCTGTGTGACTGGGAGCACGGCACGGCCGTCGCCGTCGGCGGCCCGTACCTCGAGCTCGCCACGCACCTGTCGGTCCACCGCGACGACGTCGACCGGGTGTGGGACACGGTGGCCTACTTCGACGGCGTGCACTTCGCCGAGCGCATCAGCGCGCCGGCGCTGTTCTCCGTGGCGCTGATGGACGACGTCGTGCCGCCGCGGACGACCTTCGCGGCGTACAACGCCCTGGGCTCGGCCGACCGCGAGATCGCCGTCTACCCGTACAACGGGCACGAGGGCGGCGGCTTCCGGCACTGGGAGCGCCAGGTGGCGTTCCTGCGCGACCGGCTCTAG
- a CDS encoding beta-xylosidase/alpha-l-arabinosidase, with the protein MTLEEKTAQLVGYWLDQNGVVAPMQGEMAAAQGGETLADVTRHGLGQYTRVYGTRPVEPDERAAWLWAEQRRLKRETRLGIPALVHEECLTGLAAWRAATFPTPLAWGAAFDPELVEQVGAVIGRSMRELGVHQGLAPVLDVVRDPRWGRVDECIGEDPYLVGTVGSAYVRGVQSAGVDATLKHFLGYSASRAGRNHAPVHAGPREVADVFLPPFEMALLDGGARSVMNSYAEVDGVPVAADPELLTGLLRDRLGFDGTVVADYFSVAFLEVMHGVARDRGEAAALALTAGIDVELPTGDAYLAPLVERVRSGLVDEALVDRAVLRVLRQKERLGLLDPDAFEDEPPTGVDLDSPEHRALARRLAAESLVLLANDGVLPLGGPVSGAATGAVAAAGAVLRGPVAVIGPNAHRAEALQGCYSFANHVLATHPGLPLGFAIPTVLEALQDALGDDAVRYAPGAEVEGDDRSGFAEAVATARDAAVAIVVVGDQAGLFGRGTVGEGNDSETLDLPGVQRELVEAVVATGTPTVVVLLTGRPYAIGWMLDGDHAKPSAVVQAFFPGEGGGLAIADLLTGAAAPSGRLPVSLPRSAGAQPYSYLHPRLGGPSDVTATDSTPVRPFGFGLTYTSIAYEDLQVDDAVATDGAFTASVTIRNTGDRDGIEVVQLYGHDVAASVTRPVAQLLGYARVALPAGGSVRVRFDVPVQRFAFTDRAMRKVVEPGDVQVWVASDAAASRPGGPVPTGGIVASGDGPVRHEVPGSATDRAVVRVTGAVHEVSLADRRTVTWSLV; encoded by the coding sequence ATGACCCTCGAGGAGAAGACGGCGCAGCTCGTCGGCTACTGGCTCGACCAGAACGGTGTCGTCGCGCCGATGCAGGGCGAGATGGCGGCCGCGCAGGGCGGCGAGACGCTCGCCGACGTGACCCGGCACGGGCTCGGGCAGTACACCCGCGTGTACGGCACCCGCCCCGTCGAGCCCGACGAGCGCGCGGCCTGGTTGTGGGCGGAGCAGCGGCGCCTCAAGCGCGAGACGCGTCTCGGCATCCCGGCGCTCGTGCACGAGGAGTGCCTCACCGGGCTCGCCGCGTGGCGCGCCGCGACCTTCCCGACGCCGCTCGCGTGGGGTGCCGCGTTCGACCCGGAGCTCGTCGAGCAGGTCGGCGCGGTGATCGGCCGGTCGATGCGCGAACTCGGGGTGCACCAGGGCCTCGCGCCCGTGCTCGACGTCGTGCGTGACCCCCGGTGGGGTCGCGTCGACGAGTGCATCGGCGAGGACCCGTACCTGGTCGGCACCGTCGGCTCCGCGTACGTGCGCGGGGTGCAGAGTGCCGGCGTCGATGCGACGCTCAAGCACTTCCTCGGCTACTCGGCCTCGCGCGCCGGACGCAACCACGCGCCCGTGCACGCCGGACCGCGCGAGGTGGCGGACGTGTTCCTGCCGCCGTTCGAGATGGCGCTCCTCGACGGGGGCGCCCGCAGCGTCATGAACTCGTACGCCGAGGTCGACGGCGTGCCCGTGGCGGCCGACCCTGAGCTCCTGACCGGGCTCCTGCGCGACCGGCTCGGCTTCGACGGGACGGTCGTCGCGGACTACTTCTCGGTCGCGTTCCTCGAGGTGATGCACGGCGTCGCCCGGGACCGCGGCGAGGCGGCCGCACTCGCGCTCACCGCGGGCATCGACGTCGAACTGCCGACGGGTGACGCGTACCTCGCGCCCCTCGTCGAGCGGGTTCGCAGCGGCCTCGTCGACGAGGCGCTCGTCGACCGGGCGGTGCTGCGGGTCCTCCGGCAGAAGGAGCGGCTCGGGCTGCTCGACCCCGATGCCTTCGAGGACGAGCCCCCGACGGGCGTCGACCTCGACTCGCCGGAGCACCGGGCGCTCGCGCGGCGGCTCGCGGCGGAGTCGCTCGTCCTGCTCGCGAACGACGGCGTGCTCCCGCTCGGCGGTCCGGTCTCCGGCGCCGCGACGGGCGCGGTCGCCGCTGCGGGCGCAGTCCTGCGGGGCCCCGTCGCGGTGATCGGCCCGAACGCCCACCGTGCCGAGGCCCTGCAGGGCTGCTACTCCTTCGCGAACCACGTGCTCGCGACGCACCCGGGTCTGCCGCTCGGGTTCGCGATCCCGACCGTGCTCGAGGCCCTGCAGGACGCCCTCGGGGACGACGCCGTGCGGTACGCCCCCGGCGCCGAGGTCGAGGGCGACGACCGCTCCGGCTTCGCAGAGGCCGTCGCCACGGCGCGCGACGCCGCGGTCGCGATCGTCGTCGTCGGTGACCAGGCGGGCCTCTTCGGACGCGGCACCGTCGGCGAGGGCAACGACTCCGAGACGCTCGACCTGCCGGGCGTGCAGCGCGAGCTGGTCGAGGCCGTCGTCGCGACCGGCACCCCGACCGTCGTGGTGCTGCTGACCGGCCGGCCGTACGCGATCGGCTGGATGCTCGACGGCGACCACGCGAAGCCGTCCGCCGTCGTGCAGGCGTTCTTCCCGGGGGAGGGCGGTGGTCTCGCGATCGCCGACCTGCTGACCGGGGCCGCCGCGCCGTCCGGTCGTCTGCCGGTCTCGCTGCCCCGGTCCGCCGGTGCGCAGCCGTACTCGTACCTGCACCCGCGGCTCGGGGGCCCGTCGGACGTCACCGCGACCGACTCGACGCCCGTGCGGCCGTTCGGCTTCGGCCTGACGTACACGAGCATCGCGTACGAGGACCTGCAGGTCGACGACGCCGTCGCCACCGACGGTGCGTTCACGGCGTCCGTCACGATCAGGAACACGGGGGACCGGGACGGGATCGAGGTCGTGCAGCTCTACGGGCACGACGTCGCCGCGTCGGTCACCCGTCCGGTCGCCCAGCTGCTCGGCTACGCCCGGGTCGCGCTCCCCGCCGGTGGGTCGGTGCGGGTGCGCTTCGACGTGCCGGTGCAGCGGTTCGCGTTCACGGACCGGGCGATGCGGAAGGTCGTCGAGCCGGGGGACGTGCAGGTCTGGGTCGCGTCCGACGCGGCGGCGTCCCGACCGGGAGGCCCGGTGCCGACGGGTGGGATCGTCGCCTCCGGGGACGGTCCGGTCCGGCACGAGGTGCCCGGGTCCGCCACGGACCGTGCGGTCGTGCGCGTGACCGGTGCGGTGCACGAGGTGTCGCTCGCCGACCGGCGGACGGTCACCTGGTCGCTCGTCTGA
- a CDS encoding carbohydrate ABC transporter permease: MTTSVTSRSTDQSGAARSGTGRRTGGADGSPSAPARRARKGNDVRTRVEIAVLAGPATLMFVGFVILPVVLAAYYGFYKWQGYGTPTDFVGLQNYTIIFTDPDFRGVLWHNLFIVVGSLVVQGPIAIILALLLNQRIRGRGLIRVLIFVPYVISEVIVGTGWSLMLQSSGAVNDLLQAVGLGALRNDWLSNPDIAIWTLLAIISWKYIGFAVILFLAGLQSIPEELFEAAQLDGASYWQIQRRITLPLLGPTIRIWAFLSIIGSLQLFDLVYIIWGQYIAATAGTSTMATYMVANGRLSGNYGYGNAVAVVIFLISLVVALVYQRFVLRRDTAGALTEKGDR, encoded by the coding sequence ATGACCACCTCCGTCACCAGTCGCTCCACGGACCAGTCCGGGGCAGCGCGGTCCGGGACGGGGCGTCGCACGGGCGGGGCCGACGGTTCGCCGTCGGCCCCGGCCCGCCGGGCCCGCAAGGGCAACGACGTCCGCACCCGGGTCGAGATCGCCGTCCTCGCCGGACCGGCCACCCTGATGTTCGTCGGGTTCGTGATCCTGCCCGTCGTGCTGGCCGCGTACTACGGCTTCTACAAGTGGCAGGGGTACGGCACCCCGACCGACTTCGTCGGCCTGCAGAACTACACCATCATCTTCACCGACCCGGACTTCCGGGGCGTGCTCTGGCACAACCTGTTCATCGTCGTCGGGTCGCTCGTCGTGCAGGGGCCGATCGCGATCATCCTCGCGCTGCTGCTCAACCAGCGCATCCGGGGGCGCGGCCTGATCCGCGTGCTCATCTTCGTGCCGTACGTCATCTCCGAGGTGATCGTCGGCACCGGCTGGAGCCTCATGCTCCAGTCGAGCGGCGCAGTGAACGACCTGCTCCAGGCCGTCGGGCTCGGAGCCCTCCGGAACGACTGGCTGTCGAACCCGGACATCGCCATCTGGACGCTGCTCGCGATCATCTCGTGGAAGTACATCGGCTTCGCGGTGATCCTGTTCCTCGCCGGCCTGCAGAGCATCCCGGAGGAGCTGTTCGAGGCCGCGCAGCTCGACGGTGCGAGCTACTGGCAGATCCAGCGGCGCATCACGCTCCCGCTCCTCGGCCCGACCATCCGGATCTGGGCGTTCCTGTCGATCATCGGCTCGCTCCAGCTGTTCGACCTCGTCTACATCATCTGGGGTCAGTACATCGCTGCCACCGCCGGGACCTCGACGATGGCGACGTACATGGTCGCCAACGGTCGGCTCTCCGGCAACTACGGGTACGGCAACGCCGTGGCCGTGGTCATCTTCCTCATCTCGCTGGTCGTCGCCCTCGTCTACCAGCGGTTCGTCCTGCGCCGCGACACCGCCGGCGCCCTGACCGAGAAGGGCGACCGATGA